In Desulfurococcaceae archaeon MEX13E-LK6-19, the genomic window GGATACCAGCTTCGCCACTCCATGTACTTAGTACGGTGTCTATAGTGTCAATGATATCGTCATCTTTTAGTCCATAAAGAATCCTCCTACGACCCACAATAACTCCTAGGACAGGCTCATCAATAAATACTATATTGTAGCCTAGACCCGTTAGATAATTAATGAAAGATTTCACGTATTCTATAAAGAACTTCATTACAATGCTCAGTCTTGGAAGTAAAGTGTTTTCTAAACCAATACTATCTCCTACATAGATTCTTGATGCTAGTGTGAAAACGCCAGTTACTGGTGCACGATACCACTTAAACACTATACCTTCTCCTCTAGTACATTCCACGAGATCCCTTGCCTCAGGGATCTCTGGCCTAGGAGGCTTTACTTCGGCAAGCTCTTCAACACTAATGTTTAGAAAGAATCCAGTTGCTTTCTTGGTGAGAATACCTGTCTTAACAAGTGGTTCAAGATATATATCGATGAAGCTCCTCATCTGCGGATAAGGAGGAGCATCAACACCTATCTTATACAGATCTCTTGCCACTCTACAGACGTTCTCTCTACTATAATCCAGAGGGAAACTGCCGACGTGACTCACTCTTACCAAGACTCTGTTCATCCTCCGGAAGCTAGTATTATTACCTGTCCTATTGTACTATTAGTGTTTAAGAGTATTCCTCTCATACTATTGAACCGTGGTGGAGAATATTGTCTAATATCTTAGATGAGATAAAGAATTGTCTCATCGATCTTGATGCCGATTGTGTTGAGGAGAGTGTTGAGAAGGCATTGAATGAGGGCTATAGTGCTACTGACATAATGCTTGGGCCTATGAGCAAGGCTATGGATGAGATCGGGAAGCTCTATGAGGAGGGCGAGTACTTCATAGCGGAGCTCCTTGAGGCAGCAGAGATCTTTAAGAGTGTTTTCCGTAAGCTAGAGCCCTTGCTCCAGGAAGAATCAAGAAGCAAGGGTGTTTCCAGCAAGTCGTTGACTATTGTTATTGGTACAGTGAAGGGCGACATTCATGATATTGGGAAGACTATTGTGGCAGTGATGTTGCAGGCTGCTGGACATAAAGTCATTGATCTAGGGGTTGATGTTGATGCCGACAAGTTCATTGAAGCAATAAGAAAGCATGATGCTGATGTCCTCGGGATGAGCGCGTTGTTAACAACAACGATCAAGTATATGAAGACTGTT contains:
- a CDS encoding methionine synthase, producing the protein MNRVLVRVSHVGSFPLDYSRENVCRVARDLYKIGVDAPPYPQMRSFIDIYLEPLVKTGILTKKATGFFLNISVEELAEVKPPRPEIPEARDLVECTRGEGIVFKWYRAPVTGVFTLASRIYVGDSIGLENTLLPRLSIVMKFFIEYVKSFINYLTGLGYNIVFIDEPVLGVIVGRRRILYGLKDDDIIDTIDTVLSTWSGEAGIHVCGRVSSKLVEILAMSNKLKFLNFEFYDNPKNIESINKDVLEKYDKIIAPGVASAKKPVVENVDDILGVLKRVYEVSGKRIDLVSADCGFGGLKNALGDNEEEYKVSIKKLENIVAAVRLFEKLV
- a CDS encoding corrinoid protein yields the protein MLSNILDEIKNCLIDLDADCVEESVEKALNEGYSATDIMLGPMSKAMDEIGKLYEEGEYFIAELLEAAEIFKSVFRKLEPLLQEESRSKGVSSKSLTIVIGTVKGDIHDIGKTIVAVMLQAAGHKVIDLGVDVDADKFIEAIRKHDADVLGMSALLTTTIKYMKTVIDRLVEENLRDKVFVIIGGAATTPEFAREIGADAWARDAVEAVKIINEYAEKKYGRKNS